In the genome of Magnolia sinica isolate HGM2019 chromosome 2, MsV1, whole genome shotgun sequence, one region contains:
- the LOC131237957 gene encoding phenylcoumaran benzylic ether reductase Pyrc5, which produces MAEKSKILFIGGTGYIGKFIVEASAKSGHPTFVLIRESTVSDPTKATLIENFKNHGVTLVYGDLYDHGSLVKAIKGVDVVISTVGHMQLADQTKIIAAIKEAGNVKRFFPSEFGNDVDRVHAVEPAKSAFATKAQIRRAVEAEGIPYTYVSSNFFAGYFLPSLAQPGATSPPRDKVVILGDGNPKAIFVKEDDIGTFTIKAVDDPRTLNKVLYLRPPANIYSFNDLVSLWEKKIGKTLERIYVPEEQVLKNIEEAPIPVNIVLAIGHSVFVKGDHTNFEIEPSFGMEASLLYPDVKYTTVEEYLDQFV; this is translated from the exons ATGGCCGAGAAAAGCAAGATCCTCTTCATCGGTGGGACCGGTTACATCGGAAAGTTCATCGTGGAAGCGAGCGCGAAATCCGGGCATCCCACATTTGTTCTGATCAGAGAAAGCACCGTTTCCGATCCTACGAAGGCGACACTCATCGAGAATTTCAAGAACCATGGCGTAACTTTGGTCTAC GGAGACCTTTACGATCACGGGAGCCTGGTGAAAGCGATTAAGGGGGTCGATGTTGTCATTTCTACAGTGGGCCATATGCAGCTGGCAGATCAGACGAAGATCATCGCCGCCATTAAAGAAGCTGGAAATGTTAAG AGATTCTTCCCATCTGAGTTTGGAAATGATGTGGATCGCGTCCATGCAGTCGAGCCAGCAAAGAGTGCATTTGCAACCAAGGCTCAGATCCGGCGGGCCGTTGAGGCTGAGGGGATACCATACACATATGTCTCTTCTAATTTCTTTGCTGGATATTTCCTGCCGTCGTTGGCACAGCCTGGAGCCACATCTCCCCCTAGGGACAAGGTTGTTATCTTAGGGGATGGGAACCCCAAAG CTATTTTTGTCAAGGAAGATGACATTGGCACATTTACCATCAAAGCCGTGGATGACCCCAGAACCTTGAACAAGGTCCTCTATCTAAGACCCCCTGCTAATATCTACTCCTTCAATGATCTTGTTTCCCTGTGGGAGAAGAAGATTGGAAAGACCCTTGAAAGGATTTATGTTCCAGAGGAGCAAGTGCTCAAGAACATTGAAG AGGCTCCAATTCCTGTGAACATCGTCTTGGCAATTGGCCACTCCGTGTTCGTGAAAGGAGACCACACCAACTTTGAGATCGAACCATCCTTTGGCATGGAGGCATCGCTGCTCTATCCCGATGTCAAGTACACTACTGTAGAGGAGTACCTGGATCAGTTCGTCTGA